The segment ATTACTTGTTCGGTAAGCTCCTCCTGCCCATGTTCCTCTATTATGTTGCATTATCCTTCTGTTTGGATCCCTTGTATAGCCGATGTAAGTATGTCCTTTGTATTTTGgatttaaattatacaataaatatacacCATAGAAATCATCAACAATATCAGCTGTTTCAGCCATTGATAATATTAACTAGTAACAGTATAAAAAGAACAAGATTGAGattataatgaatttatattGTGTAATATTCAACAGCCTCTGAGCCTCCTCTTCCTGTAAGTTTTGATGACTTCGTAGCTGATTGGTCTATTCTGTTCTCGTTGGCGTAATAGGCTTCAAATAGTTAATAGTCGGTACTTTTAATTTAACCATTACCattaattcaaaatcaaaaatgtaaataatggtGCTGCCAACTGAAAATAATAACCATTTCCATTGTGCATGttgaaatatagtaaaatagcattttaaaataataagtgcaGTCTAAATACATGAAAATAAACATTGCACAACGTTTTctctgtataatatattattctataaataaaatacatccaaaaattaaaatgtaaatttattgtgcAAACTTTTCTTTGACACTGGCATGTAGAGATAGAAGTAAGTAAGatatcccgtgccactaaataaataaaaaaaagtaagtaagaTAGAAGTTAGCATTTGGCTTGTCAGAAATAAAACGTAAGTAATGTTACAAAAAAATCTTGGTCGTAGTGACAGGTATGACAAGTTGCCATATTGTTTTGTTCATTCGGTTACTGACGATCATCGTGATCGAATGTGCTCTTCTTGCTTTtcgtttatatattaaactttattttatatgtttatataataaatatgggtCAATGATGGGTGTGTATAAAGATatactatatacatatttatgtagcggtatattatgtatcttatatttgCAAAAATCTGAAAAGtgaatattttgcttttatgcAATATGAAGATTTTATGATTACagttaataatagtaaatactTTTACAGGTTACGCAACATCGAAAATGTGGTTTGACACTTAAATTAAAAGCCTTCTTAAAGTGCCTTACCACTGGCTTAAAAGCTCGAACCAGAAAAGGAAGGCGTCTTATGATATCTCATATAGACAGCGAGGACGGTTTTGTAAATGGAGCATTATTAATGTtcgaatccaaaaaaaaagcacAGAAAATTCGCTCATTATGAAAAGTGGTTAAAGGGCATACTACCAAAGCTTAAAACCAATTCAGTATTTGTTTTAATGTCTCTTACCACACCCGAAGGTTATTAGTATTGAATAGCTATatccaaaaatatgaataacgAAGAAAATATGATGAAAGCTCAGTTACTAGAAATTGTAAAAAGAGAAAAATTGAATCATCAAACTTTTGGTTTGCAAAGTTGGCtgcgaaaaataaaattaattataaaagtaaccaATTCCGATCCATTGACATCATGTTTTTCAGACCCCGAATCAGAGAGCGAATATTAATACGAAAattattcatattcaaattaatcaaactacctagaaaaatgttgataatctcTGCGTTGTCACTCTGGCATTTCTTTGTTTACagttttgatctcgaattacatttccgactgtaaataatttattttatatatttatgttttatgaatcaaaataagataaaaattaaactacttagaaaaatgttgataatctcTGAATTGTCATATTGACAGTGACATtgctttgtttacatttttgatctcgaattacatttccgTCTCCCAactttagaatttattatttgctacttacttattaaagtattttttcttattttcaaaattttggtTTTCGGCGCAAAGTCAGTTctctaatttataatattaaataaatatttatacattgaaAACATGAGTAATTCACAAATTCAAAAACTATGTGGTTTGTACGTATTTTAAATAACCACCTTTAACCCTTCTAcattagaataattattattatcatgccTAATGCTGTAAATATGGTAATCGTTTAATATTttctgtagtttttttttgaagcaaaattatatattatagatttacACAGTTATGGTACAAACACAAACTCATTTGAATTTTAACATGTACCagaaaataaaatgtgaaataCATATACATTGAATTGTAAAAATACCAAATCTTAAGAACAcagtattattgtaatattaagttattaaaaaagcAGAACACATTCATCAGTTTTTAATTGCTAATACACAATAACACAGCATCACAGACTAATATGATTCTTACGCACAGCATGGACTTACAGAATACCTCGGTGCTTgagtgataaaaataaaagtatgacTGACAATAATTCCTTTATCATATGTTTTAAGATGCAACAAAAATCCAAGCAAATATTGCTGCCCAAAGTGTGAAGAATTATACTGTTCTTTAGAATGTTATAAGTCTGAAAAGCATATAGAATGCTCAGAGAATTTTTACAAAGACTGTGTCAATTTAGAGCTCTCTTCACTTAGTGCTGATGATGATTCTAAAAAGAAAATGCTTGACATTCTTAAAAGAATGCAGGAGCAAAACTCTAATAGTCAAGAGGAAACTGATGAAAGTGAAGGCATAGACTCTGATGATGAAGAGcatattaatttagaaaaaagaaTACAGGATTTAAATTTGGATAATCCAGATTGTTTATGGGATGCATTGACAGAAGATGAGAGAAATGAGTTTGAGGCTTTGGTTAGTGATGGCAATGTTGGTTCTATAGTTCCATATTGGGAGCCTTGGTGGACCTACAGAAGAGATAAGAAGTTAGTTCAAGAAATAAACACAGAATGCAGGGAACAAGGAATTTTAAAAAGTTGTCCTAAAATCAAATCAGTTAAGAAACTGAGTGAATTAActgtaagtatgtattttaaatttgctgTATGAGAGTAAGAGACTAAAAAGACATGGCCCATCTGCTGCCAAGAAGCAGTATCTGCTCATATCAGAGACATTATGATTTGAATATAACTAGCACTGGCCCAAATCCTCAATCAAGATAGAGTCAGATTGTCACTTTCGGGGTGGACACTTTCacagtgttttatttttctaacttGAATTCTATTTTGGCAAGGCTGCCTTGCACAAAATAGTTATTGCAGTTGGCATGGGCATGTTGACACCACTTGCTCTAGAAGCCATTTAACGACCTGGCTCCTAGAGCAGTTGCAATTGCTCCACCATAAGGCTGCCATTAATTACAACTCATTAGTAACAACCCCTTATTGCATCACACTAAGCCCATCCTCCAGAGAGGTGGTTAACAGGTGCATTGGAGAGAGAAAAGGCTTTCATGAgagtttcataaaaaatccttaaatttcaataaaattgttttataacaaGGCagattatagtatattatagcaatatttatttataaacttagtatttttttattttagagtgTGAAGCCATCTCCATCAATAACATTCAATGTCGCTAATGTGCTGGCATCATATGCCTTCATCATGAGGTATTTCAATGGAGATGTAGAGCCAGTAGAAGGTGTTTCCTGTATTTTAAGCATATGTGATAATTTAGAtaagaatataaattttaatgatcCAGAATCAGCTGTGGAGGCTGTTGCACAAAAATGTTTACAGGTAAACAACTTcttaaattaactaaatttaaattatttagatttgaaagagcaacatctcaagacaatttactaatatgcaattattggggttgagcaggttatcaactgtaaattagatcctgttaatggagccacaacctgacaaTTGAACAGGGCACAagattcattatttattattatttataatagactaagcagctttcgctgatgcgtctatatcatttgcaatatctatccaaatgtttgtccagtctattcttaaactgattaacagattttgatttaaccACATCCTTGGGCAATCTATTCCATATATGAACGACTCTGTTGGTCAGAAAGTGTTTAAATGGATTTGATGATGACAATTGATATTCTAGCTTCATATCATGTCCCCTTAGTCTAGGATTGCTCTTCCTTGAAAACATGCTCTCAAAATTTgagacattataataattatttagtattttgtatgtttcaattaGATCGCCTCTTTCTCGCCtgcttttgagggtgctgagtccAAGCTGTGTAAGTCTTTGTTCATATGTAAGATTTTTCAGTTCCCTAGGCAACTTAGTGGCTCGCCTCTGTACCCTTTCCAACAATTCTATATCCTTAACAAAATATCGATTCCAGACCTGAAATGAATACTCCAGTAATAGTCTGATATaagttttatagatttttagaGATGTTTTCTTGGTGATGTTGAAGAATGCTTTTCTGATTAGGTACAGGATTGAGTTGGCTTTCTTCACAGTAGCCCCAATGTGTGTTTCCCATTTGAGATCATTGCTTAAGATCACTCCTAGGTCTTTTTGTGTATCAACCACTTTTAGTTGCTTATTGTCTAACCAATATGATACTCGGGGATTATTTCTTCCATTATGTAGAACAGTGGTTTTGTTGACATTCAGTGAAAGTAACCATTCCTTTGTCCAGTGTTCAatagcttttaaattttgttgtatATCACCCTGTTGATGTATAGGGTTCCCAAAGAACTTGGTGTCATCCGCGAATAATGAAAATGGGAGACTTATAACATTTTGCAAGTCAGTTAAGAATAACGTGAATAATATTGGTCCCAGTACagagccttgtggtacaccGCTGCGAACAGGACGATTACTTGACATTTCATTCCCAACCCTCACGCGAAATTTTCGATCATTTAGGAAGTCACTAATCCAGACTAGCAGTTTACCACGTATGCCAAGGTGTTCTAATTTAATGAATGAAGTAGCCGACTAATTGGAACTCTGTCAAACGCTTTCTCGTAATCCAGATAGATAATATCAGTTGGTTGACGTTTGTCCCAATTTAATATCTACTGTCTAAGACAGCTGAGAAGGTTAGTGACAGTTGATCGCTTCTGTGTAAAACCATGTTGTTCtcgaataattatgttttctctTGTTATGAATTCTCTTAAGCTGTCAACTATGATTTTCTCCATAGCTTTACACAATATGCTCGTCAAGCTGATTGGTCTGTAGTTTTCAGCATTTAACTTATTGCCTTTTTTGAAAATAGGCGtaaccactgcttctttccagTCTGTTAGGAGTCTTCCCGTTGCAAAAGACAGATTCATTATTAAGGTTACTTGGTTAATGATGGCGCTGCATTGTTGGAGCATAATAGCTGGAATTTTATCCGGACCACTAGCTGTTGATTCATCAAAAGTTTTTATAGCCTTTAGAACTTTCTCTGGTGTAAATACAATGTTTTCTAATGATGCCTGTACTCTCTCTATGTTCACATCTGGTAATTTCCCAGGTAGCTCACACACATATGCGTGTTAAAATTGATCAGCAAATATTTCAGCTACCTCTACTGACTTTGTTgtgatttcaaatgtttttggaTTCATAAGAGCTGGCGGTATGTCAACTCTTGTTGATAATTGTTTTCTGACATATGCATAAAAGGCTTTTTCTCCACAATCAGCAATGTTTGATTCAAAATTGATCCTATTTTGACGTGTTAActgtactattttattatttatggcacgatattttttataagattcatTATCTCGGtcaagtaaatatatattccaTTCCTTCTTTTTCCTGTCCATTAATTTACATATCTCCTAAGTAATCCATGGTTTGGTTTTACTGTAACCCTTAcgactttttatttttggtataaaCTTATCAATAGTAATAGAGATATTTTCTTTGAACATCCTCCATGTATTATCTATAGAGTCATTTTATGGAATATCAGATGTGagcaagtatttattaattgcatCATAATCACCATATTTGAAAGCTCGTTTATAGGACGTGGATTCTTTTATAACTTGACCCACCAGTTGTATCTCAGCCAACAGAATCACATGATCACTTTTTCCTATTGGAGGGTGATAATTGATTTCACTAATGAGGGACTCATCATTGCAAATAATAAGATCCAGAAGAGATTCTTGCTTGTTCCGTTTCCTGGTATTTTGATTTACCATTTGTGAAAGATTAATATCAATTATaagatcaataaaattttcgtgtAATTTATTATAGCCTGAGGTTTTTTCAATAGGCCACTTTATGTCTGGCAAGTTAAAATCACCAATTATCAACAGGTTTGAGTTTGAATTTGcagcttttttaatattgttgaaAAGACATTCATCAGATTTTTCCATGTTGTAGTGAGTGGATCTGTATACACAAGCTAGTAAGAGGTTAAAATTTTGGTACTGAATATCAAGCCATAATGCTTCCACTGAATCCTCATGCAACATTATATTGGGCTTAGCGATCAAGGGTTGATTATTTAGTGTATGGAGAGTATAAATTGCTACTCCACCACCTTTTTTTTCCTATCTAGACGAAAGAGCGTGTAGTTAGGCAGATTTATTAAGCTGTCACTTATCCCAGTGTGCAGGTGTGTTTCGGTTACTAGTATAATTGTTGGATTCAAAGTTCTGATTTACAATGAGAAAAGATCAAATTTAGCCGTTAATGATGCCAggtttgtatataaaattttgaggTTTGTTATTGGAGAGTTTACTGTGGGTagttttttgtactttttataattttgggtTGTTTGTTTATGTACTTAATTGTGAGATCTTATTCCCCATTATTAGTTCTTTCTGCAAGCTCTAATCTCAGTTTTTTTAACTGATCCCTTTGATAGGGTGTCATGTTATTTTATGGgtggcaatttatttttattcgtcaAGATTTTAACAGCATTGTGTTTGTTGCGGAGTATGACTTTGATTGGCCTGGGTTTGTTAGCAGTGGGCTTCCCAAGACGAATGGTTGTTATGAGCTCCGAGGATTGGAGCGGGACTTGAGCCAGTGCTTCCAAAACTCCAGATTTGTCATGATTTTTACCACCTGAGCTCGCTTGCTCGATACCAAACATTATCACATTGCAGCTTCGGTTCTCACGCTCAACCATTTCCTGAATGATtgcatcaatatttaaaaaagacgactgattttcttttaattccaTCACTTGCTCCTTTAACTCCGATACAAGTTTACGCAGAGCAGGCTCTTGTTTTAAGCCCTCTTGGCAATCCGCACACAAGTACGAAAGTTTGGggttttataaacaaaacaccCGCAGCTCTGTCGCAGACAACTCACTGCATTTGCCGCATATTTCGCGAGTGCAACCTTTACACTGGATTTTAGGGTTTTtctcatcatattttttaatttgaacattgCATTAATAACAAGATGCcattttttgatgatttttcgAGAAAAATATGAGGgtatatgaacatttttttgtttcacTATGTGTTTGCTAGTTTCATCAaagtttatcactttaaatactaTACACTTTCACAATATAACATTTCCCAAGATTCACAACACTTTATACTACCAATAGATCACAAACAACATCGATCTAtgtaggtttcaatttaaaaaaatagttttgtccgtgttttaatgagaaactgctataATAACATTCATGAACCATACATCACTGGAACAGTTGTCTCCAGTGGTGATGAGCACTCATATGGAATCCGAGAGGTCGCATCATGTTCGAGTttcgcatcattcataaattttggcatTCCACAACTGCGCGTTTTGCTAGAAATTGCTTGCCTCAcagtcactttgtggaatcaattaccagctgcggTTTTCCCAAACTGATATGACTTAGTGACCTTCGAGAAAAAAAGCAAACTCACACCggacgcatttcttgacacaacggttgttgcggatgtccatgggcggttggcTCACCtgtccccatcccgtgagcctcttgcccgtttgcgcCCTCTTAATTGTTTAAAGATGTTTATGCGGTAAAGGTTACTTACTATAAATGGAGCCAAGATCTTCAGgctattttagtaaaaaattttattgtatagaaATTATACAAAAGCCTGCAGAGTTTCTTGAGCCCATTCTTAGGTCTCAGGCATAAATTTCCAAATGGGTTTTTGTCATTCATAATTAGTGATTTCATATtctatttgaattcaaatatgaGAATTTCAATTTGGTTAAAATGTTGTGTGAGAATTAGCCGAATTACCTACAATAAGATTGGCAGTTaagttttatcacgtttttttttatttttctgttttaattgATGACTAGCCTCAACATTAATCAAAGGATTGCTTGCCTTTTTAATgctattatataaacatataaacacaTGAACACTACAGTAATATATGTTTTATGCAATCCaaggtccaatttgacaggacaCTAAGTTGTTTAAAAACAGTTTCACGgtccatctattccgtctctttctcatcGCACTCTCGCACAGTGTTCATCAATTACGCttgtataataagtttatgcaTAAAACAGACGACtgacaaacatacatataagaAAGAAGTACAGAATAAACTTTTGTTACAGAGTACATTTATAGTAACAGATAAGGACAGCCTTGAAATCATGAGACATGACACAATACTGCTGTTTGAAGGGCCAAGTgaagataataaatttttatatacaaaagcAGCTTTATCAGACATTATTCAGGTAATGTCTGACGCAAAATCACAACTGAATTGTAACAAAGTTTCAAATTGTCATGTGACCAAAGGAGCATTTTCAAAGAAGTTTCCAGAACACTCAAATGACCACTTGCCTCCCTTAGATATAAGCAAACTTAAAAAGTGTATGAAGAAATTAGAATTTTATTTGTCATATTTGAATACTTGCaattagaataatatatattgtggaatctgtttttctttataaaaatatttgatttttttttaaagcaatgCCTTTTGTTTTTCACAATTTCTTTGTGTGCCATTGGACATGTTAAAACATCCGCCTGTAGTGTACCTGACCCCAACTAGTTATTGGCATTAGACTTCTTCTTGCTCGGACATCGAAAAGAGCGCTCCGATCTAGAACAATCAGTGTAATGTACCTACTAGTTAGGTCTCGTAGTACTTTTAGTACACTAGTCGTTGCAACAAAGTTTTGCGGGTTATATTTGATTTTTCTTCACACTTCACAAGCTTTAGACTGCTATTATATCCTCTAATATAACTAATAAGAAAGTATGTAAAGTTCTAGcaataaattgacaaaaatcctAGAAATAATACAATGGCGACCATGCAAcattaaaacaaacttaaatagccagtatttctGTACAAATAAAGTCCAAATTCTTCATAGATGTCAGAGGAGGATGAATTTGAATTCATCTCGTTCACCGTTGCATTAGTCTCGGTCTGACTGAGCAGAGTCGGACGTCGGTACTGTGCTACAATGTACTACTAGATTAAATGAAGTCCTATATGCTGAAGGAATAGTTCATTCTGATTCTGTGTCGGGTATTAATTCCATATAGTATTAGACATGAACTACACAAGTCTAATAGGCATTGTGAGTCATAAAGTCACTACTAGGTACATCAACTGCATATTACGTGACACGCTATAGAATCTGTAGACATCTCTATAAGGATTccattaaattatgataaattttgAATGTGGAGTATGTTGAATACATCAACCAGAGACAAatcccagcggatactccatagatATTGCTGCTGGCGCCTCTCTATGGAGTATCTGGGCgacccaagagaaggtcgccttcgatgaaggcttaaagggcacttgcccaaagcctcagatggtgtttagtgggtaggcacttaggtttaacgtgagtcccacataaccaacgcagacttaggctgcgttgggaAGCATGAGCATTCACGACCTATCTCCCGTCATTATCCCGGAGAGTATACCTTTCACTTTGTCTGA is part of the Leptidea sinapis chromosome 13, ilLepSina1.1, whole genome shotgun sequence genome and harbors:
- the LOC126967383 gene encoding uncharacterized protein LOC126967383 isoform X2 — protein: MSNSQIQKLCGLCNKNPSKYCCPKCEELYCSLECYKSEKHIECSENFYKDCVNLELSSLSADDDSKKKMLDILKRMQEQNSNSQEETDESEGIDSDDEEHINLEKRIQDLNLDNPDCLWDALTEDERNEFEALVSDGNVGSIVPYWEPWWTYRRDKKLVQEINTECREQGILKSCPKIKSVKKLSELTSTFIVTDKDSLEIMRHDTILLFEGPSEDNKFLYTKAALSDIIQVMSDAKSQLNCNKVSNCHVTKGAFSKKFPEHSNDHLPPLDISKLKKCMKKLEFYLSYLNTCN
- the LOC126967383 gene encoding zinc finger HIT domain-containing protein 2 isoform X1, which encodes MSNSQIQKLCGLCNKNPSKYCCPKCEELYCSLECYKSEKHIECSENFYKDCVNLELSSLSADDDSKKKMLDILKRMQEQNSNSQEETDESEGIDSDDEEHINLEKRIQDLNLDNPDCLWDALTEDERNEFEALVSDGNVGSIVPYWEPWWTYRRDKKLVQEINTECREQGILKSCPKIKSVKKLSELTSVKPSPSITFNVANVLASYAFIMRYFNGDVEPVEGVSCILSICDNLDKNINFNDPESAVEAVAQKCLQSTFIVTDKDSLEIMRHDTILLFEGPSEDNKFLYTKAALSDIIQVMSDAKSQLNCNKVSNCHVTKGAFSKKFPEHSNDHLPPLDISKLKKCMKKLEFYLSYLNTCN